A single genomic interval of Nitrosomonadales bacterium harbors:
- a CDS encoding rhodanese-like domain-containing protein — protein sequence MGKITAILQTAQLRAREAGLPYEGALLPGEAYEILHSAPGAALVDVRTRAEIDWVGKVPGAIEIEWAFYPGMQRNPNFMVQLEQQVDRESLVLFLCRSAQRSHMAAIAATQAGFNDCYNILEGFEGTKNTEGRRCTINGWCVAGLPWSQS from the coding sequence ATGGGAAAAATCACTGCCATCCTGCAAACCGCGCAGCTACGTGCCAGAGAAGCCGGGCTGCCCTACGAAGGAGCGCTTCTGCCCGGTGAGGCCTATGAGATATTACATTCCGCTCCGGGTGCCGCATTGGTCGACGTGCGCACCCGCGCCGAGATCGACTGGGTCGGTAAAGTACCCGGCGCGATCGAGATCGAATGGGCGTTCTATCCGGGCATGCAGCGCAACCCCAATTTCATGGTGCAACTGGAGCAACAGGTGGACAGGGAATCGCTGGTGTTATTCCTGTGCCGCTCCGCGCAACGCTCACACATGGCCGCCATTGCGGCGACACAGGCCGGATTCAACGATTGTTACAACATCCTCGAAGGTTTTGAAGGCACCAAGAACACCGAGGGCCGGCGTTGCACGATCAACGGCTGGTGCGTAGCCGGACTGCCTTGGTCGCAAAGCTAG
- the ntrC gene encoding nitrogen regulation protein NR(I) encodes MTDMKAVWIIDDDRSIRWVLEKSLARENIEFRSFASADEALRELDRNPPQVVVSDIRMPGSSGLDFLQILHERHPHVPVIIMTAYSDLESAVSAFQGGAFEYLPKPFDVNHALELIRRAIDQSKRKSGSVEEVEVAAEILGQAPAMQEVFRAIGRLSQSNATVLINGESGTGKELVARALHHHSARADKPFIAINTAAIPKDLLESELFGHERGAFTGAAASRQGRFEQAEGGTLFLDEIGDMPSDLQTRLLRVLSDGSYYRVGGQQPIRANVRIITATHQNLDERVKQGTFREDLFHRLNVIRLRLPPLRERREDIPLLAKYFLQKSARDLAVEQKRLSEEALRFLSAQDFPGNVRQLENLCHWITVMTPSQVVEIADLPPEWRADSAADMVAADDWSAALARHAAQVLQRGDERIMDTLAAQFERTLILQALRHTGGRRVEAATLLGIGRNTLTRKIQELGLDNQDE; translated from the coding sequence GTGACTGACATGAAAGCTGTCTGGATCATAGACGATGACCGTTCCATCCGCTGGGTGCTGGAGAAGTCGCTGGCGCGCGAGAATATAGAGTTCAGGAGTTTTGCCTCGGCGGATGAGGCGTTGCGGGAACTGGACCGCAACCCCCCGCAAGTCGTGGTGAGTGACATTCGCATGCCGGGCAGCTCCGGCCTGGATTTCCTGCAGATATTGCACGAGCGGCATCCGCATGTCCCCGTCATTATCATGACCGCCTACTCCGACCTGGAAAGCGCCGTTTCCGCCTTTCAGGGGGGAGCCTTCGAGTACCTGCCCAAGCCGTTCGATGTCAACCATGCGCTCGAACTGATCCGGCGCGCGATCGATCAAAGCAAGCGCAAATCCGGCAGTGTCGAAGAAGTGGAAGTGGCTGCCGAGATCCTCGGCCAGGCGCCGGCGATGCAGGAAGTCTTTCGTGCCATCGGAAGGTTGTCGCAATCCAATGCCACGGTGTTGATCAACGGCGAATCCGGTACTGGCAAGGAACTGGTAGCCCGTGCGCTGCATCATCACAGCGCGCGGGCCGACAAACCTTTCATTGCGATCAACACCGCGGCCATTCCCAAGGATCTGCTCGAGTCCGAGCTGTTCGGCCACGAACGCGGCGCGTTCACCGGGGCGGCCGCAAGCCGACAGGGCCGCTTCGAACAGGCCGAGGGCGGCACGCTATTCCTCGACGAGATCGGCGACATGCCGTCCGATCTGCAGACGCGCCTGCTGCGCGTACTGTCGGACGGCAGCTATTACCGCGTCGGCGGTCAACAACCGATCCGGGCCAATGTGCGCATCATCACCGCCACGCACCAGAATCTCGACGAGCGCGTCAAGCAGGGCACATTCCGCGAAGACCTGTTCCATCGTCTCAATGTGATCCGTTTGCGCCTGCCTCCGCTGCGCGAACGGCGCGAGGACATTCCGTTGCTGGCAAAATATTTCCTGCAAAAGAGCGCGCGTGACCTGGCGGTGGAACAGAAGAGGCTGAGCGAAGAGGCATTGCGCTTTCTTTCCGCGCAGGACTTTCCCGGCAACGTGCGGCAACTGGAGAACCTGTGCCACTGGATCACCGTGATGACGCCCTCACAGGTCGTCGAGATCGCCGATCTGCCGCCGGAATGGCGCGCCGATTCTGCGGCCGACATGGTGGCTGCGGATGACTGGAGTGCGGCGCTGGCGCGGCATGCGGCTCAGGTGTTGCAACGAGGTGACGAACGCATCATGGATACGCTTGCCGCACAGTTCGAGCGCACCCTGATCCTGCAGGCGCTGCGTCATACCGGGGGGCGCAGGGTCGAGGCCGCAACCCTGCTCGGCATCGGGCGCAACACCCTGACGCGCAAGATACAGGAGCTGGGGCTGGACAATCAGGACGAATGA
- a CDS encoding FKBP-type peptidyl-prolyl cis-trans isomerase codes for MRGFTFFPLAALIGASSLLFSACSQAELPAAKPSNVTELMQIEVKAGAGEVASAGQMVSVHYTGWLYDEAAPQHKGQKFDSSRDRNRPFEFPLGGGRVIRGWDVGVQGMKVGGQRTLVIPPEFGYGARGAGGVIPPNATLVFEVELLGIN; via the coding sequence ATGAGGGGCTTCACTTTCTTTCCGCTCGCCGCACTGATCGGCGCAAGCAGTCTGTTGTTCAGCGCCTGCTCTCAAGCCGAGTTGCCGGCGGCCAAGCCCAGCAATGTGACTGAGCTGATGCAGATCGAAGTCAAAGCGGGTGCGGGTGAGGTCGCCAGTGCCGGGCAAATGGTCTCGGTGCATTACACCGGCTGGCTGTATGACGAGGCCGCGCCGCAGCACAAAGGCCAGAAGTTCGACAGCTCGCGTGATCGCAACCGTCCGTTCGAATTCCCGCTCGGTGGCGGTCGTGTCATCAGGGGCTGGGATGTCGGCGTGCAGGGCATGAAAGTGGGCGGACAGCGCACTTTGGTCATTCCCCCGGAATTCGGCTACGGCGCCCGTGGTGCGGGCGGGGTGATCCCGCCGAATGCGACGTTAGTGTTTGAGGTTGAGTTGCTTGGAATCAACTGA
- a CDS encoding FKBP-type peptidyl-prolyl cis-trans isomerase has product MTTLIKTDTKLGEGAEAQAGQTVIVHYTGWLYDEDAADNKGTKFDSSLDRNEPFDFPLGGGRVIKGWDEGVAGMKEGGTRTLVIPPEMGYGPRGAGGVIPPNATLVFDVKLLKVIRTEMVDTKVGEGDEAQAGQHVTVHYTGWLFDKHAEGNKGTKFDSSRDRDEPFEFPLGMGHVIQGWDMGVQGMKVGGQRTLTIPPEMGYGKRGAGGVIPGNATLVFEVELLGVN; this is encoded by the coding sequence ATGACCACCCTCATCAAAACCGACACCAAACTGGGCGAAGGCGCGGAAGCGCAGGCAGGCCAGACCGTCATCGTGCACTACACCGGCTGGCTGTATGACGAAGACGCAGCAGACAACAAGGGCACGAAGTTCGATAGCTCGCTGGACCGCAACGAGCCGTTCGATTTCCCGCTCGGCGGCGGGCGTGTCATCAAGGGTTGGGACGAGGGCGTGGCGGGCATGAAGGAAGGCGGTACGCGCACCTTGGTGATCCCGCCCGAGATGGGCTATGGCCCGCGCGGTGCGGGCGGCGTGATCCCGCCGAATGCGACGCTGGTATTCGACGTGAAGCTGCTGAAGGTGATCCGCACCGAGATGGTGGATACCAAGGTCGGCGAGGGCGACGAGGCGCAGGCCGGGCAGCATGTGACCGTGCATTACACCGGCTGGCTATTCGACAAGCACGCGGAAGGTAACAAGGGCACCAAGTTCGACAGTTCGCGCGACCGCGACGAGCCGTTCGAATTCCCGCTGGGCATGGGCCATGTGATCCAGGGCTGGGACATGGGCGTGCAGGGCATGAAAGTGGGCGGTCAGCGCACGCTGACCATCCCGCCGGAGATGGGTTACGGCAAGCGCGGCGCGGGCGGCGTGATCCCGGGCAACGCGACGCTGGTGTTTGAAGTCGAACTGCTGGGTGTGAATTAA
- a CDS encoding DUF4124 domain-containing protein — MKLRYLFAVLCACPILVQAEIYKAVDADGHVTYSSTPIKGGKKIILEPINTMTPPGRKHTAASPEDFPKVDGETQRNRDDTRRKILEDELATETKLLEEARQNLKEGEDNPEVYRGKDGKTYRNVAKYEEKVKALSDQVEIHQKNIEALNAELSKLK; from the coding sequence ATGAAACTCCGATACCTGTTTGCCGTGCTATGCGCTTGCCCGATATTGGTGCAGGCAGAAATCTACAAGGCGGTCGATGCGGATGGACATGTCACTTATTCCAGCACGCCGATCAAGGGCGGCAAAAAGATCATTCTGGAACCGATCAATACAATGACGCCGCCGGGCCGGAAACATACGGCCGCTTCGCCGGAGGACTTCCCGAAGGTAGACGGGGAAACACAAAGAAATCGCGACGACACCCGGCGCAAGATACTCGAGGATGAACTGGCGACCGAAACGAAATTGCTCGAAGAAGCACGGCAGAACCTGAAGGAAGGCGAAGACAATCCGGAGGTCTACAGGGGGAAGGATGGAAAGACCTATCGCAACGTTGCGAAGTACGAAGAAAAGGTCAAGGCGTTAAGCGATCAGGTAGAGATACACCAGAAGAACATCGAAGCGCTCAACGCCGAACTGTCCAAGCTGAAATAA
- the mpl gene encoding UDP-N-acetylmuramate:L-alanyl-gamma-D-glutamyl-meso-diaminopimelate ligase, whose amino-acid sequence MSKQKHIHILGICGTFMGGIAAIAKQSGFRVTGCDANVYPPMSTQLEAQGIELIEGWGAEQLELNPDVFVIGNVVSRGNPLMEEILNRNLPYVSGPQWLADTLLRGKWVLGVAGTHGKTTTASMLAWIVEHAGLNPGFLIGGVPQNFGISARITESPFFVIEADEYDTAFFDKRSKFVHYRPRTAVLNNLEFDHADIFPDLAAIETQFHHLVRTVPGNGLVVCNGREESLQRVIKRGCWTPVELFGVPHPAAENMADEKGWRLDGDDTVYFDGKVQGSLQWELMGEHNRMNALAALAAARHAGVPVAQGLAALAGFRNVKRRMEVRGTVNGITVYDDFAHHPTAIATTVAGLRRKVGPARILAVLEPRSNTMKLGVMKDALPGSLQDADLTFCYAGNLDWDARGALATLGDKAVVKDDIGALVEIIAATARSGDHILVMSNGGFEGIHERLLERL is encoded by the coding sequence ATGAGCAAACAAAAACATATCCACATCCTCGGCATCTGCGGCACTTTCATGGGCGGCATCGCGGCGATCGCCAAGCAGTCCGGGTTTCGCGTCACCGGTTGCGACGCCAACGTCTATCCGCCGATGAGCACGCAGCTCGAAGCCCAGGGCATCGAGCTCATCGAAGGCTGGGGCGCGGAACAGCTCGAGCTGAATCCAGATGTTTTTGTGATCGGCAATGTGGTGTCGCGCGGCAATCCGCTGATGGAAGAGATACTCAACCGCAACCTGCCCTATGTATCAGGCCCGCAATGGCTGGCCGATACATTATTGCGCGGCAAGTGGGTGCTGGGCGTAGCGGGCACTCACGGCAAGACCACGACCGCTTCGATGCTGGCCTGGATAGTGGAACATGCGGGGCTGAATCCCGGCTTCCTGATCGGCGGTGTGCCGCAGAACTTCGGCATCTCGGCGCGCATCACCGAGTCGCCGTTCTTCGTGATCGAGGCGGACGAATATGACACCGCGTTCTTCGACAAGCGCTCCAAGTTCGTGCACTACCGTCCGCGCACGGCGGTACTGAACAATCTGGAGTTCGATCATGCCGACATCTTCCCCGATCTTGCCGCCATCGAGACTCAGTTCCACCATCTGGTGCGCACCGTGCCGGGGAACGGGCTGGTGGTATGCAACGGGCGAGAGGAATCCTTGCAACGCGTAATCAAACGCGGTTGCTGGACGCCGGTGGAGCTCTTTGGCGTGCCTCACCCGGCTGCGGAAAATATGGCGGATGAGAAAGGCTGGCGCCTTGACGGAGACGACACGGTCTATTTCGACGGCAAGGTGCAGGGTTCGCTGCAATGGGAGCTGATGGGCGAGCACAATCGCATGAACGCGCTGGCCGCGCTGGCTGCCGCGCGCCACGCCGGCGTGCCGGTCGCACAGGGGCTGGCGGCGCTGGCCGGGTTCAGGAACGTGAAGCGCCGCATGGAGGTGCGCGGAACGGTCAACGGCATCACCGTGTACGACGATTTCGCACACCACCCGACCGCCATCGCCACCACGGTCGCCGGACTGCGCCGCAAGGTCGGGCCGGCACGCATCCTCGCGGTACTCGAGCCCCGTTCCAACACGATGAAGCTGGGCGTGATGAAGGATGCGCTGCCCGGCAGCCTGCAGGACGCCGACCTGACGTTCTGTTATGCCGGGAACCTGGATTGGGATGCGCGCGGCGCGCTCGCGACGCTGGGCGACAAGGCTGTGGTGAAGGATGACATCGGCGCGCTCGTCGAGATCATCGCGGCAACCGCGCGATCGGGCGACCACATCCTGGTGATGAGCAACGGCGGCTTCGAGGGCATACACGAAAGACTGCTGGAACGACTCTGA
- a CDS encoding cation transporter, producing MEKHTHTHRLQDDFDTSEPVNPERFAAAKKSTWVSIVINLILTIFQVVGGFLSHSQALMADGLHSLSDLLSDVLVLYANRSSNRHADANHPYGHARVETAATLILGAFLAVLGIGLLVTAALRLQQPAALQAVNPMALAVAVIALIAKEGMFRYMLAVAKRVRSQMLVANAWHARSDAASSLVVVVGVTGNLLGYTFFDLLAAAVVGVMIAHMGGKLALEAMAELIDTGLDEEEVEAIRVTLRKTPGVCGLHELRTRKMADNALVDAHIMVDPKISVSEGHYIAEAARQAVLRNHHVLDVMIHIDPEDDRKVKPNAHLPSRSVLLDHLVSRLGETSIKDNRVIFHYLDGKIDAEIYLPATQQHADQADLLQARCDEIAQNDEWFRAIHVHRNHAPN from the coding sequence ATGGAAAAGCACACGCACACACATCGGCTGCAAGATGATTTTGACACTTCTGAACCGGTGAATCCGGAGCGCTTTGCCGCCGCAAAGAAAAGCACGTGGGTCAGTATCGTGATCAACCTGATATTGACGATCTTCCAGGTGGTGGGCGGATTCCTGTCGCACTCGCAGGCCTTGATGGCGGACGGCCTGCACTCACTGTCGGATCTGCTTTCCGATGTGCTGGTGCTTTATGCCAATCGCAGCAGCAATCGACATGCCGACGCCAATCATCCTTATGGCCATGCTCGCGTGGAGACGGCCGCCACGCTGATATTGGGGGCGTTCCTGGCAGTGCTTGGCATCGGTCTGCTGGTGACCGCTGCATTGCGCCTGCAACAACCGGCTGCCTTGCAGGCCGTGAATCCGATGGCGCTTGCCGTGGCGGTCATCGCTTTGATCGCCAAGGAAGGCATGTTCCGATACATGCTGGCAGTGGCCAAGCGGGTGCGTTCGCAGATGCTGGTCGCCAATGCGTGGCACGCACGGTCCGATGCGGCATCGTCGCTTGTAGTCGTAGTCGGCGTGACGGGCAATCTGCTGGGCTATACCTTTTTCGACCTGCTCGCGGCGGCGGTGGTGGGCGTGATGATCGCGCACATGGGAGGCAAACTGGCGCTGGAAGCGATGGCAGAACTGATCGATACCGGCCTGGATGAAGAAGAGGTGGAGGCGATACGCGTAACCTTGCGCAAAACGCCCGGCGTCTGCGGTCTGCACGAACTGCGCACGCGCAAGATGGCTGACAATGCCCTGGTTGACGCACACATAATGGTCGATCCCAAGATCAGCGTCTCCGAGGGGCATTACATCGCCGAGGCGGCGCGGCAGGCAGTATTGCGCAACCATCATGTGCTGGATGTGATGATACACATCGATCCCGAGGATGACCGCAAGGTAAAACCGAATGCGCACCTGCCCAGTCGCTCGGTATTGCTGGATCATCTGGTATCAAGGCTCGGCGAGACTTCGATAAAAGACAATCGCGTGATTTTCCATTATCTGGATGGCAAGATAGACGCTGAGATCTATCTTCCGGCCACGCAGCAGCACGCCGACCAGGCCGATTTGCTTCAGGCGCGTTGCGACGAGATAGCGCAGAACGACGAATGGTTTCGTGCCATCCACGTCCATCGCAACCATGCACCGAATTAG
- a CDS encoding PAS domain-containing protein, translating into MPDFPYLTLEHLKTAVILLDEEARICYLNPAAEDLFDVSVKNLLTHPVQQVFTHTEQLASAIQQAVRNNASFIEHDLTLGTHTQGKLQLCCAATPLQFAKRYLLLEFHPIDRPLKLAREEQMLDQTQANRMLLRNLAHEIKNPLGGIRGAAQLLEQELEKPALREYTQVIVQEADRLRALTENLLAPQNVSHYSALNIHEVLERVRSVMLAEMPESLKFRRDYDTSLPALVGDKEQLIQVMLNIVRNAAQAMQGKGLIILRTRIARQVTLIKRRYKLAVMVQVIDDGPGIAAELQDKIFYPLVSGRADGHGLGLTLAQDFVSQHNGTIEFDSEPGRTCFTVMLPLP; encoded by the coding sequence ATGCCTGACTTTCCCTACCTTACACTCGAACATCTCAAGACAGCCGTAATCCTGCTGGATGAGGAAGCGCGCATCTGTTACCTCAATCCTGCTGCGGAGGATCTGTTCGATGTGAGTGTCAAAAACCTGCTCACCCATCCGGTTCAGCAGGTATTCACCCATACCGAACAACTGGCCAGCGCGATACAGCAAGCGGTGCGCAACAACGCCAGTTTCATCGAACACGACCTGACACTGGGTACGCATACGCAAGGCAAGCTGCAGTTATGCTGTGCGGCCACCCCCCTGCAGTTTGCCAAACGTTATCTGCTGCTGGAATTCCATCCGATAGACCGCCCGTTGAAGCTGGCACGCGAAGAGCAGATGCTCGACCAGACACAGGCCAACCGGATGCTGTTGCGGAATCTGGCGCATGAGATCAAGAACCCGCTGGGTGGCATCCGCGGTGCGGCGCAACTGCTCGAACAGGAGCTGGAAAAACCCGCGCTGCGCGAATATACCCAGGTCATCGTGCAGGAAGCGGATCGCTTGCGCGCATTGACGGAGAACCTGCTGGCGCCACAGAATGTTTCGCATTACAGCGCGCTCAACATTCATGAGGTGCTGGAGCGGGTGCGCAGCGTGATGTTGGCGGAGATGCCGGAAAGCTTGAAATTCCGCCGCGACTATGACACCAGCCTGCCCGCGCTGGTCGGCGACAAAGAGCAATTGATCCAGGTCATGCTCAACATCGTACGCAATGCAGCCCAGGCGATGCAGGGCAAAGGGTTGATCATCCTGCGCACGCGCATCGCGCGGCAGGTAACCCTGATCAAGCGCCGCTACAAGCTTGCAGTGATGGTGCAGGTCATTGATGACGGGCCCGGCATCGCGGCCGAACTGCAGGACAAGATCTTCTATCCGCTGGTATCGGGCCGTGCGGATGGGCATGGGCTGGGGCTGACACTTGCGCAGGATTTCGTCAGCCAGCATAACGGCACGATAGAATTTGACAGCGAACCGGGGCGTACCTGTTTTACGGTAATGCTCCCGCTACCTTGA
- the glnA gene encoding glutamate--ammonia ligase, with the protein MSMSANDVLKMIKDHDVKFVDLRFTDTRGKEQHVGVPAKYVGMDKFEDGHAFDGSSIAGWKGIQASDMLLMPDPSTAYLDPFMDENTLVITCDVIEPTDGKGYDRDPRSIAKRAEAYLKSSGVGDTAFFGPEPEFFIFDSVNWTVDMSGCTLRVNSEEAAWATGEKFEGGNTGHRPTVKGGYFPVPPVDSLNDIRAAMCLALEDIGIEVEVHHHEVATAGQCEIGTKFNTLVRRADQTQALKYIVHNVAHQYGKTATFMPKPIVGDNGSGMHVHQSIWKDGKNTFAGNGYAGLSETALYYIGGIIKHAKALNAICNPGTNSYKRLVPHYEAPVKMAYSAKNRSASIRIPHVASDKARRVEARFPDPTANPYLCFSALLMAGLDGIQNKIHPGDPADKNLYDLPPEEDAKIPTVAVGLDEALACLDKDREFLTRGGVFSSDFIDAFIELKMAEVNRIRMTTHPVEFDMYYSI; encoded by the coding sequence ATGTCGATGTCGGCAAATGATGTTTTGAAGATGATCAAGGATCACGATGTCAAGTTCGTGGATTTGCGTTTTACTGACACACGCGGCAAGGAGCAGCATGTAGGTGTGCCAGCCAAATATGTTGGCATGGACAAGTTCGAGGATGGTCATGCATTCGACGGATCGTCCATCGCCGGCTGGAAAGGCATCCAGGCTTCCGACATGTTGCTGATGCCGGACCCGTCTACCGCCTACCTTGATCCGTTCATGGACGAGAACACACTGGTCATCACCTGCGACGTGATCGAGCCGACCGATGGCAAAGGCTATGATCGCGATCCGCGCTCGATCGCCAAGCGTGCCGAAGCTTACCTCAAGTCGAGCGGCGTGGGTGACACCGCCTTCTTCGGACCTGAGCCCGAGTTTTTCATCTTTGATTCTGTGAACTGGACGGTGGACATGTCCGGTTGCACGTTGCGCGTAAATTCGGAAGAGGCAGCCTGGGCGACCGGCGAAAAATTCGAAGGCGGCAATACCGGCCATCGCCCGACCGTAAAGGGCGGTTACTTCCCGGTTCCTCCCGTTGACAGCCTGAACGACATCCGCGCCGCGATGTGTCTGGCGCTGGAAGACATCGGTATCGAAGTCGAAGTGCACCACCACGAAGTGGCGACTGCCGGCCAATGCGAGATCGGCACCAAGTTCAACACGCTGGTGCGCCGCGCCGACCAGACCCAGGCCTTGAAGTACATCGTGCACAACGTCGCACACCAGTACGGCAAGACTGCGACCTTCATGCCCAAGCCCATCGTTGGCGACAACGGTTCCGGCATGCACGTGCACCAGTCGATCTGGAAGGACGGCAAGAACACCTTTGCCGGCAACGGTTATGCCGGCCTGTCCGAGACTGCCCTGTACTACATCGGCGGTATCATCAAGCACGCCAAGGCACTGAACGCGATCTGCAACCCGGGCACCAACAGCTACAAGCGTCTGGTTCCGCACTATGAAGCGCCGGTGAAGATGGCCTACTCCGCCAAGAACCGTTCCGCTTCCATCCGCATCCCGCACGTTGCCAGCGACAAGGCGCGCCGCGTGGAGGCCCGCTTCCCGGATCCGACTGCGAACCCGTACCTGTGCTTCTCCGCGTTGCTGATGGCCGGCCTGGACGGTATCCAGAACAAGATCCACCCCGGCGATCCGGCAGACAAGAACCTGTACGACCTGCCTCCGGAAGAAGATGCAAAGATCCCGACCGTGGCAGTTGGTCTGGACGAAGCATTGGCTTGCCTGGACAAGGATCGCGAGTTCCTGACCCGTGGCGGTGTGTTCTCCAGCGATTTCATCGACGCTTTCATCGAATTGAAGATGGCCGAAGTGAACCGCATCCGCATGACCACGCACCCGGTCGAGTTCGATATGTATTACAGCATCTGA
- a CDS encoding DMT family protein → MNLISNPLLVTALMLAVSNLFMTFAWYGHLKNLSSSPWYVAALISWGIALFEYLVQVPANRIGYTQLSLGQLKIMQEVITLTIFVPFAVMYMNQPLKLDFLWAGLCLMGAVYFIFRT, encoded by the coding sequence ATGAATCTGATCTCCAATCCGTTGCTGGTCACGGCGCTGATGCTGGCCGTGTCCAATCTGTTCATGACCTTCGCGTGGTACGGCCACCTGAAGAACCTCTCATCGTCTCCCTGGTATGTGGCGGCGCTGATCAGTTGGGGCATCGCGCTGTTCGAGTATCTGGTTCAGGTGCCGGCGAACCGCATCGGCTACACGCAGTTGAGCCTGGGCCAGCTGAAGATCATGCAGGAGGTCATCACGCTGACGATCTTCGTGCCGTTCGCGGTGATGTACATGAACCAGCCGCTGAAGCTGGATTTTCTTTGGGCGGGGCTGTGCCTGATGGGCGCGGTGTATTTTATTTTCAGGACGTAA
- a CDS encoding 3'-5' exonuclease has product MAGKKPKLEVGMIPANAWGQNVRAIVSESSWSMLRYRFGAIYDSYSNYPDPALPLTCECCGGQFLENLHLHELWCFDDEQGTQTLTGFKVVCEDCHNSIHIGRANKVGIGDVARQHLMKVNGWSDRQLINHLEKAQRQWVRRLGVEYSLDVKWLIDQGLLSPREIHMSWLKRPARVFDRVGAIEWARDILELPDVVILDTETTGLIEGFDRNPEAEIIELAIITTSGETLYERRFKPLHSIPDRAKKIHGITNTMVRRSPSFAKEYSKIIEILHGKIIVTYNSRFDSKIFDNTCKLHGLPLPDHVTWECAMRVFKAYLEPATRFVKLPNGCHSALGDCHATLDLIHSMAKNEDIQISDDIEQQA; this is encoded by the coding sequence ATGGCGGGAAAGAAGCCCAAGCTAGAAGTGGGAATGATACCGGCTAATGCTTGGGGGCAGAATGTGCGGGCCATTGTGTCTGAAAGCAGTTGGTCCATGCTCCGCTACCGGTTTGGTGCGATATATGACTCCTACAGCAATTATCCCGACCCGGCATTGCCATTAACGTGCGAATGTTGTGGAGGTCAGTTTCTAGAAAACCTGCACTTGCACGAACTTTGGTGTTTCGATGATGAACAAGGCACCCAAACTCTCACCGGATTCAAGGTGGTTTGCGAGGACTGTCACAACTCAATTCATATAGGCCGAGCTAATAAGGTTGGGATTGGTGATGTCGCGAGACAGCACCTAATGAAAGTGAATGGATGGTCTGATCGACAGCTAATCAATCATCTTGAAAAAGCCCAACGCCAATGGGTTAGAAGGCTCGGGGTTGAATACTCGCTAGATGTGAAATGGCTGATTGACCAAGGTCTTCTCTCCCCTAGAGAAATCCACATGAGCTGGTTGAAGCGACCTGCGCGAGTATTTGATCGCGTTGGCGCTATTGAATGGGCAAGAGACATTTTAGAACTACCTGATGTGGTTATCCTTGATACAGAAACAACTGGCCTGATAGAGGGTTTTGATCGTAATCCTGAGGCTGAAATTATTGAACTTGCAATCATTACAACTTCAGGTGAAACGCTTTATGAGCGCAGATTCAAGCCTTTGCATTCAATACCAGACCGAGCAAAAAAAATACATGGCATAACAAACACAATGGTAAGGCGCAGCCCGAGCTTTGCTAAAGAGTATTCAAAAATCATCGAGATACTTCATGGCAAGATCATCGTGACGTACAACTCACGATTTGATAGCAAGATATTCGACAATACATGCAAGCTGCATGGGTTACCACTTCCAGATCATGTCACATGGGAATGTGCCATGAGGGTATTCAAAGCATATTTGGAGCCAGCAACAAGGTTTGTGAAACTTCCGAACGGATGTCATTCGGCGTTGGGGGATTGTCACGCCACATTAGATTTGATTCACTCAATGGCTAAAAATGAAGATATCCAAATTAGCGATGATATCGAGCAGCAAGCGTAG